From Blastopirellula sediminis, one genomic window encodes:
- a CDS encoding mechanosensitive ion channel family protein — MAQDAGANLAPPTTSSPRATLKTFIDYANEINRIIQDDRYLDRSDPRHRRLIRGVVDCLDVSQLPEYAREDKAAEAAVCLKEILDRTELPPWDEIPDLEAIDAAGGPEKLSKWQIPGTQLTIARVEEGSQQYEYLFSSGTVTRAYERFEEVQHLKYRESGPAVSEGLYRWYYSTPGNPTIAMVVSRLPEWTQARLFSLAIWQWLAILLALALSLVVMAGALRLELRLATLWREKHVFLYGATILLPIIAMLVPLAFRRLIDDGLTIRGVPLYALSFSASLVALIGAMLVAFQLGGRVAAIIISSPRVTSQGLNAQLIRIACRIGSIVAAVIIFLEGGQYLGIPVTTLLASAGVGGLAVALAAQDMLKSLFGTIMLLADKPFQVGERIIVGKYDGVVEDIGLRSTKIRLLTGNQAYIPNDELARTDIENVGRRPHIRRKATIQFPSDTSVEKIKSALDIVRTTLDNHEGMDPDFPPRVHLSDMNEGSIGIVVFYWYHPANFWQYLAFTEKVNLQIMEKLEAEQIPFAMPALAIRTVDPGSVENLPVPTTSDISSQ, encoded by the coding sequence ATGGCGCAAGATGCTGGCGCCAACTTAGCCCCACCCACTACCTCCAGCCCTCGCGCGACGCTCAAGACTTTCATCGACTACGCGAACGAAATTAACCGGATCATCCAGGACGACCGCTATCTAGACCGAAGCGACCCCAGACATCGGCGGCTGATACGCGGCGTCGTCGACTGCCTCGACGTAAGTCAACTGCCGGAATACGCGCGCGAAGATAAAGCGGCGGAAGCTGCCGTCTGCTTGAAAGAGATTCTCGATCGCACCGAACTTCCCCCTTGGGATGAAATCCCGGATCTGGAGGCGATCGACGCCGCCGGCGGCCCCGAGAAGCTCTCAAAATGGCAGATCCCCGGTACGCAATTGACGATCGCTCGCGTGGAAGAGGGTTCCCAACAATACGAATACCTCTTTTCCTCCGGTACGGTTACCCGCGCGTACGAGCGGTTCGAAGAAGTTCAGCATCTGAAATATCGCGAATCCGGGCCCGCCGTTTCAGAAGGGCTCTATCGCTGGTACTATTCCACGCCCGGCAATCCGACTATCGCCATGGTGGTAAGTCGCCTTCCCGAATGGACGCAAGCTCGGTTGTTCTCACTTGCGATCTGGCAATGGCTTGCGATTCTCCTCGCTCTGGCCCTCTCCCTGGTTGTTATGGCGGGCGCACTCCGACTCGAACTTCGACTGGCGACCCTTTGGCGCGAAAAGCACGTCTTCCTCTATGGGGCGACGATCCTTCTTCCGATCATCGCCATGTTAGTGCCTCTAGCTTTTCGGCGACTTATCGATGACGGGTTGACGATTCGCGGCGTTCCCCTCTACGCCCTCAGCTTTTCAGCCAGTCTCGTCGCATTAATTGGCGCGATGCTCGTCGCATTCCAATTGGGCGGACGAGTCGCGGCGATCATTATCTCCAGCCCCCGGGTTACTTCCCAAGGCCTAAACGCTCAGCTAATTCGGATCGCCTGTCGCATCGGCAGCATCGTCGCGGCCGTAATTATTTTTCTCGAAGGGGGACAATACCTGGGGATCCCTGTTACGACACTCTTAGCAAGTGCTGGCGTCGGCGGCCTGGCAGTGGCCCTGGCGGCGCAGGACATGCTCAAGTCGCTATTCGGAACCATCATGCTGTTGGCCGACAAACCATTCCAAGTTGGTGAGCGGATCATCGTTGGGAAATACGACGGCGTCGTCGAAGACATCGGTCTCCGCTCGACCAAAATCCGCCTCCTCACCGGAAACCAGGCCTATATCCCCAACGACGAACTAGCGCGGACCGACATCGAGAACGTCGGCCGTCGCCCTCATATTCGCCGAAAGGCGACGATCCAATTCCCTTCCGATACCTCCGTCGAGAAAATTAAAAGCGCCCTCGATATCGTCCGCACTACGCTAGATAACCACGAAGGAATGGATCCTGACTTTCCACCCCGCGTCCATCTTTCCGACATGAACGAAGGCTCCATCGGCATCGTCGTTTTCTATTGGTACCATCCGGCCAACTTCTGGCAGTACCTCGCATTTACCGAAAAGGTAAATCTGCAGATCATGGAGAAGTTGGAGGCGGAACAAATTCCGTTTGCGATGCCTGCATTGGCGATTCGGACGGTTGATCCAGGTTCAGTGGAAAACCTTCCCGTTCCCACGACGTCAGACATCTCCTCCCAATAG